One Pectobacterium polaris DNA window includes the following coding sequences:
- the accD gene encoding acetyl-CoA carboxylase, carboxyltransferase subunit beta translates to MSWIERILNKSNITPTRKANIPEGVWTKCDSCGQVLYRAELERNLGVCPKCDHHMRLSARARLQAFLDKENTVELGSELEPKDVLKFRDSKKYKDRLVSAQKQSDEKDALVVMKGTLYGMPIVVASFEFSFMGGSMASVVGARFVRAVEQSLEDGCPLVCFSASGGARMQEALMSLMQMAKTSAALAKMRDRGLPYISVLTDPTMGGVSASLAMLGDLNIAEPKALIGFAGPRVIEQTVREKLPPGFQRSEFLIEKGAIDMIVRRPEMRYKLATILAKLTNHPEPGNDDVEIRSDAPSESSQDDA, encoded by the coding sequence ATGAGCTGGATTGAACGAATTCTTAACAAAAGCAATATCACACCGACCCGTAAAGCGAACATCCCTGAAGGGGTCTGGACAAAATGTGATAGCTGCGGCCAGGTTCTTTATCGTGCCGAGTTGGAGCGCAATCTGGGTGTCTGCCCGAAGTGCGATCACCATATGCGCCTTTCCGCGCGTGCCCGTCTACAGGCTTTTCTGGATAAAGAAAACACTGTCGAACTGGGAAGCGAACTGGAGCCGAAGGATGTCCTGAAATTCCGGGATTCCAAAAAATATAAAGATCGTCTGGTTTCTGCACAGAAACAGTCCGATGAGAAAGATGCGCTGGTTGTGATGAAAGGCACGCTATACGGCATGCCGATTGTCGTCGCGTCATTTGAGTTCTCTTTCATGGGCGGTTCAATGGCGTCTGTTGTGGGTGCGCGCTTTGTGCGTGCCGTTGAGCAGTCGTTGGAAGACGGTTGTCCGCTGGTGTGCTTCTCCGCCAGTGGCGGTGCGCGTATGCAGGAAGCGCTGATGTCGCTGATGCAAATGGCGAAAACTAGTGCAGCATTGGCAAAAATGCGCGATCGCGGCTTGCCTTACATTTCTGTGCTGACTGACCCAACCATGGGTGGTGTTTCCGCAAGTCTGGCGATGCTGGGTGACCTGAATATTGCCGAGCCGAAAGCGCTGATCGGTTTTGCTGGTCCACGCGTTATCGAACAAACCGTGCGTGAAAAACTGCCGCCGGGCTTCCAGCGCAGCGAATTCCTGATTGAGAAAGGGGCGATCGATATGATCGTTCGTCGTCCGGAAATGCGCTACAAGCTGGCCACGATTCTTGCCAAACTGACGAACCATCCAGAACCGGGCAACGATGATGTGGAAATCCGCAGCGATGCGCCGTCTGAATCATCACAGG
- a CDS encoding DedA family protein → MEFIQFIIDFILHIDVHLAELVAQYGVWIYAILFLILFCETGLVVTPFLPGDSLLFVAGALAALPSNDLNVHTMVFLMIVAAITGDAVNYTIGRLFGEKLFSNPNSKIFRRSYLDKTHAFYERHGGKTIILARFVPIVRTFAPFVAGMGHMSYRHFAAYNVIGALLWVLSFTYAGYLFGDLPVVQENLKLLIVAIIFLSILPGIIEIARHRRAASRGNVK, encoded by the coding sequence ATGGAATTTATACAGTTTATTATTGATTTTATTCTGCACATTGACGTTCACCTGGCGGAACTGGTGGCGCAATATGGTGTCTGGATTTATGCCATTTTGTTCCTGATTCTGTTCTGTGAGACCGGGCTGGTGGTGACGCCGTTTCTGCCGGGAGATTCGCTGCTGTTTGTCGCAGGGGCGCTGGCGGCGTTGCCGTCGAACGATCTGAATGTACACACGATGGTATTCCTGATGATCGTTGCTGCGATTACGGGTGATGCAGTGAACTACACTATTGGACGACTGTTCGGTGAGAAGCTGTTTAGCAACCCGAACTCAAAGATTTTCCGCCGCAGCTATCTGGATAAAACGCATGCGTTTTACGAGCGTCACGGTGGTAAGACAATAATTCTGGCGCGCTTTGTCCCGATTGTGAGAACATTTGCGCCGTTTGTCGCCGGGATGGGGCACATGAGCTATCGGCATTTTGCAGCCTATAATGTCATTGGTGCGCTGCTGTGGGTGTTGTCGTTTACCTATGCGGGCTACCTGTTTGGCGATTTGCCGGTGGTGCAGGAAAATCTGAAATTACTGATTGTTGCAATTATTTTTCTCTCTATCCTGCCGGGCATTATTGAGATTGCCCGTCACCGTAGAGCGGCCTCGCGCGGCAATGTGAAATAA